Genomic window (Oryza sativa Japonica Group chromosome 3, ASM3414082v1):
tgaaaacttttaactcagatttgaaaactttcaactcgagatttgaaaactttcaggtccagatttgaaaattttgaaaactttcaacttgagatttgaaaattttcaactcaagatttgaaaactttcgactcgattcaaaaactttcaagtccagatttgaaagttttgaaaactttcaacttgagatttgaaaactttcaactcgagatttgaaaattttaaagttaagatttaaaaattactaGTAAACTAATCATTAGTAAAAATAGGAAACTAATCTATCCGTACGGCGGGAATAACaaacagggaaaaaaaaggaaaaaaaagagagaaacacAAGCGCTAGGGATGTCAATTTCCCCGACGGGGACGGGTACCCGCCGGGGACCCGACCCTACGGGGCCGGGGTCGGGGCTATATTTGGCCCCGCGGGTGCAGCGGGGCGGGGCCCCGAAAATATGCGGGGACGGGGGCGGGTCTAGGTTTCCACCCGCGGGTGACCCATGGGGACCCGGAAATATGGTACATGCGTAGATTGCAAATTAAAAATGTGGCCCAAACAAGCCCATGTTGTGAAATAACTTTTCCTATCCCATCTTATCTACCCCAGCCATACATACAGTTACGGAGCCATCCATCCAGATCGAGTCAATGACCTTTCAAatcaaaagaataaaaaaagaaagatacaGTCAACGAGTAGCGACTGCATCGGCGCTACCGCAGTCGTTGCAAGCTGCTGCGCCTCGTCAGCTCCCTGCGAGGCTGCGCCTCTGCCCAGGCCGGCTGCTGCGCCTCCGTCTCGGCCGCGGGTCGCCGGCCGTTGCACTTTCGCTGCGTCTCCGACTGCTGCAACTCCGCCGCGTGTCGCCGGCTGCTTCGCCTTTGTCTTCGTCGCGCGTCGCCGGCTTCTGCACCTCCGCCAAATCTCCGCGATGCTAGCCTTCTCGATGAGCCACTTCATCTTAGCTGCTACAATCCTGGTTTTGTCCTCTTTTCTCTATAGCTTGTGGGGCCTCGGTCGGGGTCGGGGACCCGTAGAGGTCGGGGGCGGGGGAAGCTTTTCACCCGAAGATGGTACCGGGGCCGGGGGCGGAGGATAAAGTCGGGGGTCGGGGCCAGGGCCGTTCCTGTCCAACCCGGCCCCGCCccgccccgttgccatccctaacAAGCGCGTGCGTGCATGGGCCTTAGTGGGCCGGCGTGCACGCCGGCAACGCGTACGCATGAACAAATGTAGCAAGAAGAGACAAATATGCTATCATGCTAAATGTGTTATAGGAGAATTTGACTGGCCATAGAGCGGAACAAGCACCAAATCAAGCAAGTTGGCTGCGGAAATATAATGAGTAATGACATCCTTTCAGGTGCAGACCCAGGGTTTTGAAGTTGTGTATCGAAAATGTAACAGCCAAAAGCCTAATATCTACCATGCGCTAATTATTGAAATGAGCCACTAAACTTGCGTGAATTGGGCTTAGAAAGAGGACGTGACTCCCGCTCGGGCGGCCGATGGGAGGAGattaaaatcgggcgctgacataagcatgacgtcagcacccgatttacgtgcaaaactactttaaactgatttttctcttaaattacttatccaaatcatgatccgattgcaccattaaattcgttgcaattaaatattCAAAAGAAGactacacatggatatattccaacgaaaaaaaaaagcttattattgaattatttttaaatgttgcacaatattccaccaggtatattggaattgtttcactaagtagatcgaaaatgtttcactcgtttaactcgggtgttgtttcaccttatataaaaataatgtttcagcaaataccGACAGAATGTTTCTGTTCACTGCagcattagatctatatatatagtgaaacattgtgagtacactaggtaaaacatttttcggtagaacaaaaaataaaccaaattctcttaatagggggtttccaaaatatgtgggttttttttttgcaatggaatgtttcgttcaccGTAACATTAGAtgtatacatagtgaaacatttcttgtggaacaaaaaataaaccaaattcccttaatagagagtttccaaaatatgtgggttttttgttgcaaaagagtattttaattcactacaacattagatttataaatagtaaaatactgtaagtacactaggtgaaacatcttttgtagaaaaagaggagagagaggtgggtaGGCCCAACAGGTGCGCACGtggaggaggggcgcgcgggGGGAGCGTCTGATCCGGCTCCCCCGCACCGGTCGCCCGACTTTAAGGATTTTCCTTAGAAAagatggttttttttatttctgtttGGAATACGCccttcatttcttttttttttgggtccaATAACTGTGTATTCAATTGAAAACTTGGGTATCCTTTCGGAAGTAGGAATTCCACAGGATTTTCCACAAGATTCGTCCGGTCTAGCTAGGTGCTGAACTGGAAAGTTTATTTACCATGCATATCTCCTCTAAGCTAGCTGTTTGGTAGTGACGCCAAGTTTTGAACTAGGTAGACAGCGTTTAATCCCTTCCTACGGCCGTTCTGcaataagagcaagttcaatagtatagccaactactagctccaatttatctacagctaatctaatagctcattcatacaatagttacatactacactattaatacctagtcccaccAGTCATACACACACTATATCTTGGAgcccgtgctacagctggctgtaaatctgtagcccgctactattctctctccttatttatcttaaaatatattttcagctggcttatagcctgctattgtacctgctctaaagcGTATTGGGTTGGTTAGTAAGCATCATGAGCCTTTATAGGATGGCCCATTTTCACCAACAGAAGGCGGGTCAtcggttttccacgtaaaaccGTCCGATTCACACAGAATGCATATCCGGTCTTTGTAGCAAACCGACCTAGTAAGAAGGATTGTGGTTCTGTTTTTTACGATACAACCGTCAGTCTCGTCTTTTTTACTATGGTTATGCTCCATGTAGGTAGATTAACTGAAGTTTCATATGTCCATCTACCTATTTATGACAACACTTTAGAAAGCAACGGTATAGTATGACTTAGTATTTACTCAACTTCGTACTTTTTTTAGGTTATTTCTTGATTAGCAGTTGTGATACGATAGCACCCCTAATAATAACATTAGTGTGAATAACTGCCATCATCATTATTTATTACACATCCTTGCACTATAAGCTAATTGAACCGACAATTGAATAGTTCACCAAGACATGGGGTCCACGATGCATGGTTTGATTCACTACTGCATTGCATATTTAATTTTTCTGTACAAGACCCTAGTATGTTGTAGACGAACCATAACTCCTGCACACAGAAATCATTTCGGGGCGAGTGGTTCAAGGGCAACATGTGAAGatttatttttccatgcggCCTCTTAAAGGCCACATGCATGTGATTAACATGGAGAGCAAATGATCCTCAACCCCACTACAGCCacccatccttatcctctccccaCTCTCTCCTCACTTACATCTCCCTCCCCTACTCTCCTAGTCCCCCCCACCTTCTCCActgctcccctccctctctctaacgTAACATCCCTGCTCAAATTGACCGGGAGCGGCAGCGACGACAGGAGTAGCCGTCGGATCCATCATCGACGATCGATCGTGCGAGGGTGGATCTAGCATCGATGACAGCGGGACTGGTGGATCCATCGTCGGCGACCACTGGGCAGGCAGATTCATCACTGACGACGGTGAGGCGGTGGATCCAATGCCGTTGACCGAATGGCGGGCGAATCTAGCACCTACGACCTTGGGTAAGTCATCGATCGGTTGGGAAGCCGAATTGGGTGGTCGGGAGGCCAGACCAGCCCCCATAAGGCGGCATGGCGGGAGGCTTCCCTCTCCTGCTTCATTGTGCCAGTGGCCATGGGATGGCCGGCATCGGCACGGGCGACCTCAGGAGGACGGGATCCGGTGCCTATTCTCCTCTACCTCTTCATCGTTGTCGTGTGCCCCGGGTCTGCATCGCCGGCCttctttcctcctcctcttcgtctCCTTCCCTCggtctcctctcctctgcctCTTCGTCTCCTTCGCTCGCCTCATCTCCTCCGCTGGACTCGGATCTATTGCTGCATGTACTATGTTTTGGATGAAATTCTAGTTGTTCatgtttgttcttgtttgtttGTAGTCTATGTTTGTGGATGAATCTTTGCTTAATGTTCTTTGTACAATTTGTTTGTGGCGTGTAGATGTGGATGGATCTATGAATGTTGTGTCATGTGGATGCATATCTTAGGGTTTCATAATTCTTTTATTTTACATTTTTTGCTGAAATGTGTTATCGCGTGCGTGCGTCTTAATGCAGCGTATGGAAAAAATATCTTTTTAGGCGGACTGCACAACTCATCCGCTTGCAAAAATAGATTATCGCATGGGCCACATTAAGAggtccgcttgcgaaaatcgATTATCGCATGTGGTTGGgccgcccgcatgcgaaaatactGATTTTCGCAAATACCTGCGTGTGGACGGGCCATCTATCCGCCTACAAAGATCTTTTTTTTGTTGAACGACTTGCACCAGACAACGTGAAGTTCATATTGATAgagcataaaaaaaattacaagattaaaACCCTGGGAGGTTGTAACCagaaaaacgaagaaaaaaagCCACCGCCCCACGCACCGACAACACCAGAACACATATCCGGGCGAAGGCTTGCACCGGACCGATCACCTCTATGCGTGACTTGCCGCTGCTAGGCCGACAATGGAGCTAAAGCCAGGATCGCCCAAAATTCTATCCTAACTGTATGGATAAacctttttttaagtagtgattCTACTAATCTAGTTTCAGAGTGTAATTCAATTACGAGATCCACCAACAGAAAGAAaggatcaaccttattcctttGCCTTTGTGATAATTTTGGTTTGCTTCCTGCAGTGGTAGTACTAGAGGAAATAATACGATGGTTCGATTTTTGCCTCGTGTGATGATTTGGCGATCGGTCACTATGTGAATTGGTTTGGTTGGATGTGGCATGGTTTGATTATCTCATGCATTAGAGATGGCCTTAGGTTGCATACGCTAGTATGGGCTTCAAAATTATATAGTacctcctccgtcccataaaagtAGTCGTTTTACCAATTGCTAAATATCCTGTAAAGATTGTCGCTGCAGTTCTGTGATGCCATTACTACTTCTCCCGGGTGATTCTGGTCCATTCATTTGAACTGAGTGCATacatattaattcttttttatttctcaaGCACTTAAACACACTAACGACTGGAGGGCACATTGGTACTTATAACTGTGAGCTAATTTATCTCATAATTACTAGAACATCAACTTTTGTGGGATGGAGGTATACACAAAGAATTGAATTAGGGATAACAACGTAAATAATCATCACATTGTTATCCCTAATTCTTTTGCTGAATTctacttataattttttttattggaaatcgcgtactccctccatcacaaaatataataatttggAACTAGATGGGACACATCTTAGTCCAATAAATCTGTATAAGTGGTTCAAATTCATTGGACTAGGATATGTCCCATTCAGTTTTAAGTTGTTACTCCTTTCGGTTTTataattcttgacgttttggacGATGACACGATctctaaaatatatctttgattatgtttttctattataacTAGTAGTACTCTAGTTAAGTAGATACTTTCATACTTCCAGTCTGTGATGTTCCGTCACTGGTTACGACTAAAACGAGATGCTCTCGATTTAGATTTTACGATCTTATATACATGACTAAATCGGATCAATCTTATATATACCAGGCGTACAACAGAAGGTCTAGACTCGGATTCAGCTGCTTGGTTCAATTTCGGATTCTGCTGATTAGTGGATGTTcggaagaaaataaaagagcACTCGGCATGCAAACAACAACTCTGAGCATATGGTCGCCGATTTGTTTTGTTGCTGAGTCCGATTTGTTGCTGGAGTCCGATTTGTAGCAGGATTCTTTTGTTGCTGGAGTCCGATTTGTACCAAGATTCCCGGGATATAAACTGTGACCGCCTGATCCCTTGTTCGCCCGCATCAACCACTTCTTGTTCCTGGTCCTCCTCTTGCGTGGTTTCGCCCTTCcgggccggcggccggccgtcgccgtcgacgtcgacgcAGCCGTGAGAGATGGACCAGGAGATAATGAAGAAGCACAGCGCGTGGCTTAAGCTGCTCCTCGGGCCCAAGAagccggcgaggtcggcggcgatcGTCGAGACGTGGGCGGCGGACCGGTCGAAGCTGCTCCTCGGGCCCAAGATCGCGTCGGGGTCCAACAGCCGCATCCACCGCGGCATGTACGGGGAGCAACCAGTGGCCGTGAAGATCATGCACGCGCCagtgggcgacgacgacgacgacgtgcagGTCCGGCGTGAGATGGAGGCGCAGTTCGACGCCGAGGTGTCCCTCCTGTCGCGGCTGCGCCACCCCAACGTCGTGCGGCTCGTCGGCGTGTGCCGGGAGCCGGAGGTGTACTGGATCATCACCGAGCTCATGCGACGCGGCACGCTCAGCGCGTACCTGCACGGGCGGGAGCCCTACTCGCTGCCGCCGGAGACCATCGTCCGCCTCGCGCTTGACGTCGCCCGTGGCATGGAGTACCTCCACGCGCGTGGCGTCGTCCACCGCGACCTCAAGCCGGAGAACCtgatgctcgacggcggcgggcgcgtcAAGGTCGCCGACCTGGGCACGTCCTGCCTCGAGGCCACCTGCCGCGGCGACAAGTGCTCCTCCAAGGCGGGCACGTTCCGGTGGATGGCGCCGGAGATGATCCACGACAAGCGCTGCAACCGCAAGGtggacgtgtacagcttcggccTCGTGCTGTGGGAGCTCACCACCTGCCTCGTGCCGTTCCAGAACTTGAGCCCCGTGCAGGTCGCCTACTCCGTCTGCGACAGGGACGCCAGGccgccgctctcgccgtcgTGCCCGCCGGCCATCAACAGCCTCATCAAGAGGTGCTGGTCCACCGAACCAGCGAGGCGTCCCGAGTTCAAACAGATCGTGTCCGTGCTGGAGAGCTACGACCGCTGCCTCCGGCAAGGCCTGCCAATGGTGGCGCTGCCGgagccgtcgtcatcgccgctgGCCTCGTTGCTCGGCGCCTTCAAGATCCGATCCTGCACGAGCACAACGCGTTCCTCCATAACCGATCATAGAAGAGTTCATCCTTAGTCTCAACTGCATCGTGATGACGACGAAATCAAATCCATCGGTCAGATATCAGAATTGGATGTAAATGTATTGCATGTTCGATCAATTCGTTCATTCATCTGAATTTCTGACTCGATATATTATTCTATATGAATCATAACCGAAAGCCTTACTCTTTGGAACTTGTCGCCTGCGAACAAAAACAATATAATCATACCAGAGAGGGGAAAATCCTATCCTAATAAACCCTATGTCAATCGTATTTCCAATAAAATTTGGTATAGATAAGAGCAACTCGTGATTCCACTCAAAATTCCCAACTGATAGTTTTCATCGATTTCTCCTCGGTCGTTTGATTTCTCGCGCGGTCTGTAATATATGTATGTTCATGCGCTCGTGCGCCGGACGCTTCGAGTGACAAACGTCCTTAGATTGGTGCTTCCTCCAACACAGTGTGCGCCGCCTCACCGTCCTCCGCGCGCCACCTAATGCGCTGGTCTcctcgatgccgccgccgcccacgagaTCTCTTGAAGCGCCGTCTCCCCTCAGGACCTACGATGAGTGCACCGCCGACGCTGGCCTCAAGACTGCTGGCCTTCAACTGACGCCCAAGAAGGAAGCCGTCTCCCCTCCGCAAGGACGGATGCCGTCCCTGCCGCCGGCCCACGTCGAGCTCATCCACAAGCCCGACGACTGCGCCAAGCACTTCCACCGCCGCACGTCGCCTGCAACCCGACGTGCCTCTTGCTGCCTTTGTACCACGGCCTCGGGGCAGCAATGTCCTCGGCCTGCGATGATTTGTTGTTGGATTTGTGATTTAATTTTCTAGGATGATTTGTTGATGGATTTGTGATTTCGTGATTTAGTGGATTTGTGATTCAATGTTCTATCGTTTCTGTATTGTCGCTCAGATGAATCGGATTGGGAGGGAGGTAATACATGGAATTAGGTTTCTTGTGGGGATCAAATTCATGAGGTCGAGATTAAATTTGGTATTGGTATTTTCGTGTTATTTTTGGTTCTGGTTGATTGATCGATTTGGGGAATTGGGGATCTAGCTCGGGGATTTTTTTAGACAGACTCGAACTCAAACGAACGAACCAAAAGTTTTGGAGGGACGGACGAAAACGTAATGACGGACGCATGTGACGaaaggaaaaatacgaatattttaattagttaagatataTACACAAAatgtatgtttacttttattatagtattttataagataaatctatatatgttattCTAGTGTCTTTAAATTGAATAATTTTAAAGTTATTTATAATCAAAGCTATAAAAGTTTGATTTTAATATTATCTTAAACGTTAAGAATTATGTAATATTTTAGGATGATCATTAGCGTGAGTCACGCTGGATTCATGAGAAAAACCCAGTTTTGGCCATTTAGACGGCGGCCCCACCTaccagcggcggcagcagcattAACCTCCTACGAGGCTACTACGACTATATATGAAGCAGTCTCACCCACCCGACCCAACCGAACCAACCCGGCTATTCCATTCCCCTCTCATTTGGACCCCAAGGCCCATCCCAGGTCGCACGCTGATCTCCGCACCCGCCACCCGCAATGGTGGTGTCCGATTCCCCGAAACCCCAACCaaccccctcgccgccggcgccaccccCACTTCcggtcccggcggcggcggggacgacgaTGGGGGAGCTGGAGGCGGCCATCGAGGCGCTCGCCGCCAAGAAGCTGCGCCTCCGCGAGGCCTTCGATTGCCTCGTCGCCTGctcccccatccccatccccttcCGCTGGGACGACATCGACGCCCACGTCTCGTCCATCCAGTCCTCCGTCGCCGGCCGCTTCCGCCAGTTCCAGGCGCTCcagaccgccgccaccgctggaaTAACGGCGGCCCCGGCCACCAGCAACGCCAGCAGCCGCGTCGAGCGttcggtcgaacaccttgtggtggtggtggagggccAAGAGTCCCACGTCGCGCGCCATGAGGACGGTGGAAACGGTGAGGGTGAGGGTGAGGGTGAGGGTGGGCTAGGCAAGGAGGTGGCTATGGACGTAGAATCCGAGGAGGAGAACGgcatggtggtggaggtggcaaGCGAGGCGCCTCGCGGAGAAGAcggtgaggtggaggaggacgagAAGATGGGGGGGCCAATCAATGCGTCTCCTCCTAGCGAAGAAATCCATGGGAAGGGCGCGGACATGTCGAGAAGATGGGGGAATCCCATGGAAATGTCGGCCGACGTGGACGATGCGAAGAccaagacgacggcgacggcggcggcggcggaactgACGGCGATGGCGATCTCTCCGATTCCGGGATTCACAGGCAGAGGGGGCGCGGAGGCGTCGCTGAGGCGGTCTctcgcggcggcgtgcgcgagCATGGACTCGTCGAGCCTGGCGCGCATCCTGTGCTCgtccggcagcagcagcagcagccacgcCACCCTCGCCGCACGTCACTTCCGCCCGGcgcttctcgccgccgccgaacccgCGGCGCTCGTCGTCCGCGCCGTCAGGGACCTGCTGGCCGGGACGGCGCCCATCAGGGACAGCGCGTGGGAGAGCTGCGTGGAGCTGCTCAGCTGCGTGCCCAAGCTCGCCGTGGCGCCGTCGCCGGGCACGATGGAGCAGGCCAATCGCTTGGCCGAGGACTGGAAGGAGATGATCGGGAGGACCGAAAGTTGCAGCATGAACCTCGGCCGGTTGGCTGTATGGGGCCTTCTCAACTTTCTTGTCTCCTACAACATTGTCCTGGAGTTCGACGCGGAAGAAATCATCCATTTCTTTGGCACTCTCCCGGACGACAAGAAGCAGTGTTGCATCTCCCTCTGCAAGTATCTTGGACTGATTGACAAGATGGCTGGTACAGTTTCAATGCCTCTTACTCATACTCATTGCTCAACTATAATTTCATATGTTTGTAGGCAACTTATGCTACACATCTAGCGCAATTGTCGCGGATATGGAAATTCATTGATTTGTGCTTGTGTTCACATTCTTTAATGATAAGCTTGTTTAACTCCATGTCCCAAGCCTTCTTATGTTATATTTAGTGGCCATAAATTTGTTTATCATCTAACTGAATCAGTAGAAATTATGTTTTACACTTTTAGTCACAGTTAATACAGAGCATTAATTTGCATCCTAAAATGGTGACCTCAACATTATATTTGCATTTGCTAGTAAAAAAGTAATCTCATGAACATTTTCTATATCCAAAAAGGGTTCCATGTGGACTTATGATTATCTCTCATTATTTCAGATTCAGTTGGTCATTTGATTGAACATGGACAACAACTTGTCGCTATCAGATTGGCATGCACTTTGAATTTGACAGACAAATACACTCCACTTTCCATCATGGAAGACTATATTCAGAATGCTAAGGAGACTGCTCAAGAGATACTGAGCATGGAAAGTGATTCAGAGTCACTGGTATGTCCCTTTTTATGCAGTAGCTATCTCATTTATATTTTCTACTCGTTTTTCTAACCAAAATTTCAAATCCGTGTGAATATGAATGGAAGAATAGTTCATTCATGTGCTCTAGAGCATGTAGCTCTTCACGTTGCagagttagaaaaaaaaaactatattccTTTTTCTAATGTAACCCTCTTATGATTTAAAGGTAAACAACTGGTGTTTCCGGCTTTGTAAAAACTGTACTGCACAACATTCTGAAGCACGTAATTAGGATGTTTTCAATGTAATGATTTATTTAGGATGTAGTGGAGTAGTGAGTAATTTCAAATTATAtattcatattgcttttagaaAATATCATATTCAATTTGTGAAAAATCACTGCAGATCATTTGGCATGGTAAATGATTGCTTCCACATACTGATATACAAATATGCTTATTTTAAAATTGGTTTAACACACCTGATGCATCTTGTATTGAGCAGAAACTGTCCATGTCAAAGCAGGTCAATGCTCTAATATTGTCATGGAGGGTTGTTGGTGAATGCAATATTGACTCTGTCCATTGTGATAGAATTAAGGCAGAAATTACCCAGCTGTTGCATAAATATGCAAACAAGAGGCACAGCCTAGAAGAACTTCCTTCTGATACTTCTAGTCCACATCAGAAACATCACCAAATGTCGCAAGAGAAGCACCACTGGCAGCAAAAGCATCGAGAGGAACAACAGCAGCAGTTTCAAAATCAATCCAAGGAACAAGAACAAGAGAGAAGGATGCAAAAGTTACGAGAgctgaggaaaaagaaaaacaagagaaCTCAGCGCAGGAAGCGGAAGCAAAATGCACAAGTGATGAAGCAGCATCAATTTGAGAAACAGCGAAAACTATATCACGCTGGTTCATTTACCAATTCTCAAAGCTATGTCAGATCAGAAATTCA
Coding sequences:
- the LOC107277022 gene encoding serine/threonine/tyrosine-protein kinase HT1; amino-acid sequence: MDQEIMKKHSAWLKLLLGPKKPARSAAIVETWAADRSKLLLGPKIASGSNSRIHRGMYGEQPVAVKIMHAPVGDDDDDVQVRREMEAQFDAEVSLLSRLRHPNVVRLVGVCREPEVYWIITELMRRGTLSAYLHGREPYSLPPETIVRLALDVARGMEYLHARGVVHRDLKPENLMLDGGGRVKVADLGTSCLEATCRGDKCSSKAGTFRWMAPEMIHDKRCNRKVDVYSFGLVLWELTTCLVPFQNLSPVQVAYSVCDRDARPPLSPSCPPAINSLIKRCWSTEPARRPEFKQIVSVLESYDRCLRQGLPMVALPEPSSSPLASLLGAFKIRSCTSTTRSSITDHRRVHP
- the LOC4333351 gene encoding uncharacterized protein isoform X2, translating into MVVSDSPKPQPTPSPPAPPPLPVPAAAGTTMGELEAAIEALAAKKLRLREAFDCLVACSPIPIPFRWDDIDAHVSSIQSSVAGRFRQFQALQTAATAGITAAPATSNASSRVERSVEHLVVVVEGQESHVARHEDGGNGEGEGEGEGGLGKEVAMDVESEEENGMVVEVASEAPRGEDGEVEEDEKMGGPINASPPSEEIHGKGADMSRRWGNPMEMSADVDDAKTKTTATAAAAELTAMAISPIPGFTGRGGAEASLRRSLAAACASMDSSSLARILCSSGSSSSSHATLAARHFRPALLAAAEPAALVVRAVRDLLAGTAPIRDSAWESCVELLSCVPKLAVAPSPGTMEQANRLAEDWKEMIGRTESCSMNLGRLAVWGLLNFLVSYNIVLEFDAEEIIHFFGTLPDDKKQCCISLCKYLGLIDKMADSVGHLIEHGQQLVAIRLACTLNLTDKYTPLSIMEDYIQNAKETAQEILSMESDSESLVNALILSWRVVGECNIDSVHCDRIKAEITQLLHKYANKRHSLEELPSDTSSPHQKHHQMSQEKHHWQQKHREEQQQQFQNQSKEQEQERRMQKLRELRKKKNKRTQRRKRKQNAQVMKQHQFEKQRKLYHAGSFTNSQSYVRSEIHHHLSQHFSGTIGTPVAPYTPVAPYTGPFW
- the LOC4333351 gene encoding uncharacterized protein isoform X1, coding for MVVSDSPKPQPTPSPPAPPPLPVPAAAGTTMGELEAAIEALAAKKLRLREAFDCLVACSPIPIPFRWDDIDAHVSSIQSSVAGRFRQFQALQTAATAGITAAPATSNASSRVERSVEHLVVVVEGQESHVARHEDGGNGEGEGEGEGGLGKEVAMDVESEEENGMVVEVASEAPRGEDGEVEEDEKMGGPINASPPSEEIHGKGADMSRRWGNPMEMSADVDDAKTKTTATAAAAELTAMAISPIPGFTGRGGAEASLRRSLAAACASMDSSSLARILCSSGSSSSSHATLAARHFRPALLAAAEPAALVVRAVRDLLAGTAPIRDSAWESCVELLSCVPKLAVAPSPGTMEQANRLAEDWKEMIGRTESCSMNLGRLAVWGLLNFLVSYNIVLEFDAEEIIHFFGTLPDDKKQCCISLCKYLGLIDKMADSVGHLIEHGQQLVAIRLACTLNLTDKYTPLSIMEDYIQNAKETAQEILSMESDSESLKLSMSKQVNALILSWRVVGECNIDSVHCDRIKAEITQLLHKYANKRHSLEELPSDTSSPHQKHHQMSQEKHHWQQKHREEQQQQFQNQSKEQEQERRMQKLRELRKKKNKRTQRRKRKQNAQVMKQHQFEKQRKLYHAGSFTNSQSYVRSEIHHHLSQHFSGTIGTPVAPYTPVAPYTGPFW